Part of the Kitasatospora sp. NBC_00374 genome is shown below.
GCCGCGACCACACTCCACGGCGTCACAGCCCGGGGGCGTGGTGGCCGTCCAGGAACCAAAGCGCGGCCGAGTACCAGGTCAGCGTGATCGCGCAGACGAGGAACGCGCCCGCGACCGGCAGGGCCCAGCCCGGCAGCCGGCGGTGGCGGACCACGATCACCTTCGCCGCGAAGGCGCCGTACAGGACACAGCCCGTGACCGAGTGCACCGCGACCCGGCTGTCGGACAACTCGACGCCGTAGGCGGTGATGCAGTGGTAGGCGATGGGCAGCGAGAGCAGGAAGGCGGCCAGCCCGACGGCCCGGTGAACGGTGCGCACCGGGCGAGGGGCGGCACCCGCACCCGGCAGACGGCGGTACATCCACAGGGCGAGCGCCACCTGCACCAGCGCCAGCCCCTCCAGG
Proteins encoded:
- a CDS encoding DUF6529 family protein yields the protein MYPAERPRLRQARALWALLPIAVTAGLYWFGRAHSPDYTSGLFGQYGDDANRLKAQLGSALEGLALVQVALALWMYRRLPGAGAAPRPVRTVHRAVGLAAFLLSLPIAYHCITAYGVELSDSRVAVHSVTGCVLYGAFAAKVIVVRHRRLPGWALPVAGAFLVCAITLTWYSAALWFLDGHHAPGL